One segment of Neodiprion fabricii isolate iyNeoFabr1 chromosome 1, iyNeoFabr1.1, whole genome shotgun sequence DNA contains the following:
- the LOC124182382 gene encoding uncharacterized protein F54H12.2-like, translating into MLSVRVKLQPSAPTPPAGEGNAATPHATPVNNLLHSMFNQVDIFFNQKLVSPANNSYAYRAYIETLLNYAPPAKKSHLSSALWYDSEDGVSDVYDADAVGADRGFIERKRIMSNARTVDLIGHLHCDVFSQDKFLINGVELRLRLVRSRDSFCIMEAENRHKLHILETSLLVRRMKISPGILLAHARTLAKGTSKYPVTRVEVKSFTIHAGVQAETLDNVILGQLPKRVIIGFVSNKASNGDRQRNPFNFQNYSLNFLSLYVDGVQVPSKPLQMSFGKDELYVDAYHTLFAGTGIHFLNEGNGIGRQQFAKGNCLLAFDLTPDLSANCTSHWSLIKHGTLRVKVRFDDALKETVNCLVYAEFDNLIEVDAARQVITDFSG; encoded by the coding sequence ATGCTTAGCGTACGAGTGAAGCTACAACCGTCTGCTCCTACCCCACCGGCAGGCGAAGGCAACGCGGCTACTCCGCATGCCACTCCGGTAAACAATCTGCTTCACTCGATGTTCAATCAAGTCGATATATTCTTCAATCAAAAACTAGTCTCACCAGCCAACAACTCTTACGCCTATCGAGCATATATAGAGACTCTACTGAATTACGCACCCCCTGCCAAGAAATCCCATCTTTCTTCGGCTCTATGGTATGACAGCGAGGATGGAGTATCGGATGTATACGACGCCGACGCCGTCGGTGCTGACCGAGGTTTCATCGAACGCAAAAGGATCATGAGCAATGCACGTACCGTTGATCTGATTGGACATCTGCACTGTGACGTATTTAGTcaagacaaatttttaatcaacggTGTGGAACTGCGTCTTCGACTTGTGAGATCAAGAGACAGTTTCTGCATCATGGAAGCCGAAAATCGCCACAAGCTGCACATACTGGAAACTTCACTGCTCGTTCGCCGAATGAAGATCAGCCCTGGAATCTTGCTGGCGCACGCACGGACGCTAGCCAAAGGTACGTCAAAATATCCCGTAACCAGAGTCGAGGTGAAGTCTTTCACCATACACGCAGGAGTACAGGCAGAAACACTGGACAATGTCATACTCGGACAACTACCGAAACGAGTGATAATCGGTTTTGTCAGCAATAAAGCCTCCAACGGCGACAGACAGCGCAAtccgtttaattttcaaaactactCTTTGAATTTCCTGTCGTTGTACGTCGACGGGGTGCAAGTCCCATCAAAGCCGCTACAGATGAGTTTTGGCAAAGACGAACTCTACGTGGACGCTTATCACACCCTCTTCGCCGGTACGGGGATTCATTTTCTGAACGAAGGAAACGGTATCGGCCGGCAGCAGTTCGCTAAAGGAAATTGTCTATTGGCTTTTGACCTAACCCCCGATCTCTCAGCCAACTGTACATCGCACTGGTCGCTCATCAAACATGGAACTCTCAGGGTCAAAGTGCGGTTCGACGATGCTCTCAAAGAAACTGTGAATTGCCTAGTGTACGCTGAATTTGATAATCTTATTGAAGTTGATGCTGCACGTCAGGTCATTACAGATTTTTCGGGCTAA